The following coding sequences lie in one Anoplolepis gracilipes chromosome 4, ASM4749672v1, whole genome shotgun sequence genomic window:
- the LOC140665122 gene encoding odorant receptor 82a-like isoform X2, with protein sequence MKLITEHSSKVTRVNENYFNYAVQITRVILRMIGVWPIPKFASNAEKIAIRLQNVFCYFLFLFILVPSLLLIFLKERDFNRKVRMMGPLLNCLIGCVKYSLFVYHAKEIQLCLEQVRQDWQNTINWNDQKAMLSKARTGRKFAVFCAVFMYIGGLSYRTILPLSKGRMLTPMNTTVRALACPSYFVKFDEQASPAYEIVFTLQFFAGVLTYSVTCGAAGLAAFFIMHVCGQLSILSSKLQSLNDMREPQDRTVATLLADIVEHQIRVNNFLKEVEEAMRIIWLVEIVGCTALLVFTGYYIIEWENSNSTAVLTYSVIQTSFIISIFVNCYVGQLLTDESIKVGLITSMMNWHNLPVIRARTLILIIAVSNIPAKISAGRIIEMSLPTFGNIIKTSMAYFNLLRKFIT encoded by the exons ATGAAGCTAATTACGGAACATTCGTCGAAAGTAACTCGAGTAAacgagaattattttaattatgcggTGCAAATAACTCGCGTTATCCTGCGAATGATCGGTGTATGGCCGATCCCGAAATTCGCATCCAACGCGGAAAAGATTGCGATCCGTTTGCAGAAtgttttttgctattttttatttttgtttattctcGTGCCGAGtcttctattaatatttctgaaagAACGCGATTTCAATCGAAAAGTCAGAATGATGGGGCCGCTTCTGAATTGTCTGATAGGTTGTGTAAAGTACAGTCTATTTGTTTATCACGCAAAAGAAATCCAGTTGTGCTTGGAACAGGTACGGCAAGATTGGCAGAACACGATCAACTGGAACGATCAGAAAGCAATGCTTTCCAAGGCGAGAACAGGTCGAAAGTTCGCCGTCTTCTGTGCCGTCTTCATGTATATCGGCGGGCTATCTTATCGTACCATTTTACCGCTCTCGAAAGGACGTATGTTGACACCGATGAACACTACGGTAAGAGCTCTCGCGTGTCCGAGTTACTTTGTCAAGTTTGACGAACAAGCCTCCCCGGCGTACGAGATTGTCTTTACCCTTCAATTTTTCGCGGGAGTGCTGACTTATTCGGTGACGTGCGGTGCGGCTGGACTAGCGGCATTCTTTATCATGCATGTTTGCGGACAGCTAAGTATTTTGAGCAGCAAGCTGCAATCTCTCAATGACATGAGAGAGCCCCAGGATCGAACTGTCGCGACTTTGTTAGCCGACATTGTGGAACATCAAATAAGAGTAAACAA TTTTTTGAAAGAAGTAGAGGAAGCTATGCGTATCATATGGTTAGTGGAAATAGTAGGGTGTACTGCACTTTTAGTGTTCACaggatattacattatt GAATGGGAAAATAGTAACTCTACAGCTGTGTTAACTTATTCTGTGATACAAACTTCTTTCATTATTTCCATTTTTGTTAATTGTTATGTCGGTCAACTTTTGACAGATGAG AGCATCAAGGTTGGATTGATAACATCTATGATGAATTGGCATAATCTTCCGGTTATAAGAGCCCGtactttaattttgataattgcaGTTTCGAATATCCCAGCAAAAATCTCTGCGGGCAGAATTATAGAAATGTCTCTACCCACATTCGGTAAT ATTATCAAAACATCGATGGCATACTTTAATCTACTTCGAAAATTTATCACATGA
- the LOC140665122 gene encoding uncharacterized protein isoform X3: MKLITEHSSKVTRVNENYFNYAVQITRVILRMIGVWPIPKFASNAEKIAIRLQNVFCYFLFLFILVPSLLLIFLKERDFNRKVRMMGPLLNCLIGCVKYSLFVYHAKEIQLCLEQVRQDWQNTINWNDQKAMLSKARTGRKFAVFCAVFMYIGGLSYRTILPLSKGRMLTPMNTTVRALACPSYFVKFDEQASPAYEIVFTLQFFAGVLTYSVTCGAAGLAAFFIMHVCGQLSILSSKLQSLNDMREPQDRTVATLLADIVEHQIRVNNFLKEVEEAMRIIWLVEIVGCTALLVFTGYYIIVSIKVGLITSMMNWHNLPVIRARTLILIIAVSNIPAKISAGRIIEMSLPTFGNIIKTSMAYFNLLRKFIT, encoded by the exons ATGAAGCTAATTACGGAACATTCGTCGAAAGTAACTCGAGTAAacgagaattattttaattatgcggTGCAAATAACTCGCGTTATCCTGCGAATGATCGGTGTATGGCCGATCCCGAAATTCGCATCCAACGCGGAAAAGATTGCGATCCGTTTGCAGAAtgttttttgctattttttatttttgtttattctcGTGCCGAGtcttctattaatatttctgaaagAACGCGATTTCAATCGAAAAGTCAGAATGATGGGGCCGCTTCTGAATTGTCTGATAGGTTGTGTAAAGTACAGTCTATTTGTTTATCACGCAAAAGAAATCCAGTTGTGCTTGGAACAGGTACGGCAAGATTGGCAGAACACGATCAACTGGAACGATCAGAAAGCAATGCTTTCCAAGGCGAGAACAGGTCGAAAGTTCGCCGTCTTCTGTGCCGTCTTCATGTATATCGGCGGGCTATCTTATCGTACCATTTTACCGCTCTCGAAAGGACGTATGTTGACACCGATGAACACTACGGTAAGAGCTCTCGCGTGTCCGAGTTACTTTGTCAAGTTTGACGAACAAGCCTCCCCGGCGTACGAGATTGTCTTTACCCTTCAATTTTTCGCGGGAGTGCTGACTTATTCGGTGACGTGCGGTGCGGCTGGACTAGCGGCATTCTTTATCATGCATGTTTGCGGACAGCTAAGTATTTTGAGCAGCAAGCTGCAATCTCTCAATGACATGAGAGAGCCCCAGGATCGAACTGTCGCGACTTTGTTAGCCGACATTGTGGAACATCAAATAAGAGTAAACAA TTTTTTGAAAGAAGTAGAGGAAGCTATGCGTATCATATGGTTAGTGGAAATAGTAGGGTGTACTGCACTTTTAGTGTTCACaggatattacattattgtg AGCATCAAGGTTGGATTGATAACATCTATGATGAATTGGCATAATCTTCCGGTTATAAGAGCCCGtactttaattttgataattgcaGTTTCGAATATCCCAGCAAAAATCTCTGCGGGCAGAATTATAGAAATGTCTCTACCCACATTCGGTAAT ATTATCAAAACATCGATGGCATACTTTAATCTACTTCGAAAATTTATCACATGA
- the LOC140665122 gene encoding odorant receptor 82a-like isoform X1: MKLITEHSSKVTRVNENYFNYAVQITRVILRMIGVWPIPKFASNAEKIAIRLQNVFCYFLFLFILVPSLLLIFLKERDFNRKVRMMGPLLNCLIGCVKYSLFVYHAKEIQLCLEQVRQDWQNTINWNDQKAMLSKARTGRKFAVFCAVFMYIGGLSYRTILPLSKGRMLTPMNTTVRALACPSYFVKFDEQASPAYEIVFTLQFFAGVLTYSVTCGAAGLAAFFIMHVCGQLSILSSKLQSLNDMREPQDRTVATLLADIVEHQIRVNNFLKEVEEAMRIIWLVEIVGCTALLVFTGYYIIVEWENSNSTAVLTYSVIQTSFIISIFVNCYVGQLLTDESIKVGLITSMMNWHNLPVIRARTLILIIAVSNIPAKISAGRIIEMSLPTFGNIIKTSMAYFNLLRKFIT, from the exons ATGAAGCTAATTACGGAACATTCGTCGAAAGTAACTCGAGTAAacgagaattattttaattatgcggTGCAAATAACTCGCGTTATCCTGCGAATGATCGGTGTATGGCCGATCCCGAAATTCGCATCCAACGCGGAAAAGATTGCGATCCGTTTGCAGAAtgttttttgctattttttatttttgtttattctcGTGCCGAGtcttctattaatatttctgaaagAACGCGATTTCAATCGAAAAGTCAGAATGATGGGGCCGCTTCTGAATTGTCTGATAGGTTGTGTAAAGTACAGTCTATTTGTTTATCACGCAAAAGAAATCCAGTTGTGCTTGGAACAGGTACGGCAAGATTGGCAGAACACGATCAACTGGAACGATCAGAAAGCAATGCTTTCCAAGGCGAGAACAGGTCGAAAGTTCGCCGTCTTCTGTGCCGTCTTCATGTATATCGGCGGGCTATCTTATCGTACCATTTTACCGCTCTCGAAAGGACGTATGTTGACACCGATGAACACTACGGTAAGAGCTCTCGCGTGTCCGAGTTACTTTGTCAAGTTTGACGAACAAGCCTCCCCGGCGTACGAGATTGTCTTTACCCTTCAATTTTTCGCGGGAGTGCTGACTTATTCGGTGACGTGCGGTGCGGCTGGACTAGCGGCATTCTTTATCATGCATGTTTGCGGACAGCTAAGTATTTTGAGCAGCAAGCTGCAATCTCTCAATGACATGAGAGAGCCCCAGGATCGAACTGTCGCGACTTTGTTAGCCGACATTGTGGAACATCAAATAAGAGTAAACAA TTTTTTGAAAGAAGTAGAGGAAGCTATGCGTATCATATGGTTAGTGGAAATAGTAGGGTGTACTGCACTTTTAGTGTTCACaggatattacattattgtg GAATGGGAAAATAGTAACTCTACAGCTGTGTTAACTTATTCTGTGATACAAACTTCTTTCATTATTTCCATTTTTGTTAATTGTTATGTCGGTCAACTTTTGACAGATGAG AGCATCAAGGTTGGATTGATAACATCTATGATGAATTGGCATAATCTTCCGGTTATAAGAGCCCGtactttaattttgataattgcaGTTTCGAATATCCCAGCAAAAATCTCTGCGGGCAGAATTATAGAAATGTCTCTACCCACATTCGGTAAT ATTATCAAAACATCGATGGCATACTTTAATCTACTTCGAAAATTTATCACATGA
- the LOC140665121 gene encoding odorant receptor 82a-like isoform X1, which translates to MNQITELSSKTTQANENHFNYAAQVTRLILQMIGAWPIPKFASNTKKIAIRLQNLFCYFLFFFIIVPGLLLIFLKERDVKRKVRLMGAILNCWMGCIKYTLFIYHAKEIQSCVEQARQDWQNTINWNDRKVMLSKARTGRKFAIFSAAFMYVGGLSQRTILPLSKGRILTPMNTTIRILPCPSYFTFDEQASPAYEIVFTLQFFAGLLTYSVTCGGAGLAAFFIMHVCGQFSVLIGKLQYLNDMMESKDHAVTTLLADIVEHQIRINTFLKQVEKAMQFIWLVEILGCSILLCLTGYYVIMEWESSDATAMLTMFVILTSFIISIFVNCYVGQLLTDESVKVGLITSTMNWYYLPVIKARALILIMTVSNIPAKITAGRMMEMSLPTFGNVILGFLRKSYLHHDKVKPEIHPPSDTGLCTNHHSGR; encoded by the exons atgaatCAAATTACAGAACTCTCGTCAAAAACGACTCAGGCAAACGAAAATCATTTCAATTATGCGGCGCAAGTGACACGCCTTATTTTGCAAATGATCGGTGCTTGGCCGATTCCGAAATTCGCATCCAACACGAAGAAAATTGCGATTCGTTTACAGAaccttttttgttattttttatttttctttattatcgtGCCGggtcttttattaatattcctcAAGGAACGTGACGTCAAACGGAAGGTCAGACTAATGGGAGCGATTCTGAACTGTTGGATGGGTTGCATAAAGTATACTCTATTCATTTATCACGCGAAAGAAATCCAATCGTGTGTGGAACAAGCACGACAAGATTGGCAAAATACGATCAACTGGAATGATCGGAAAGTAATGCTATCCAAGGCGAGAACGGGCCGAAAATTTGCCATATTCTCTGCTGCTTTTATGTACGTTGGCGGGCTGTCTCAACGTACCATCCTGCCGCTCTCGAAAGGACGAATTTTGACACCGATGAACACTACGATAAGAATTCTTCCGTGTCCTAGTTACTTCACGTTCGACGAGCAAGCCTCCCCGGCGTACGAAATTGTCTTTACCCTGCAATTCTTCGCAGGGTTGCTCACCTATTCGGTGACGTGCGGTGGGGCCGGGTTAGCGGCATTCTTCATTATGCACGTTTGCGGGCAATTTAGTGTTTTAATAGGCAAGTTGCAGTATCTTAATGACATGATGGAATCTAAGGATCATGCTGTTACTACTTTGCTAGCCGACATTGTGGAACATCAAATAAGAATAAACAC ttttttaaaacaaGTAGAGAAAGCTATGCAATTCATATGGTTAGTGGAAATACTAGGATGTTCTATACTCTTATGTCTTACAggatattatgttattatg GAATGGGAAAGTAGCGATGCTACAGCCATGTTAACTATGTTCGTGATACTGACatctttcattatttctatttttgttaattgttATGTCGGGCAACTTTTGACAGATGAG AGCGTTAAGGTTGGATTAATAACATCTACGATGAATTGGTATTATCTTCCGGTTATAAAGGCCCGTGCTTTAATCCTGATAATGACAGTTTCTAATATTCCGGCAAAAATCACTGCAGGCAGAATGATGGAAATGTCTCTACCCACATTCGGCAAT GTTATACTGGGTTTCCTCAGAAAGAGTTATTTACATCATGATAAAGTTAAACCAGAGATACACCCTCCAAGTGATACAGGTCTATGCACCAACCACCACAGCGGAAGATGA
- the LOC140665121 gene encoding odorant receptor 4-like isoform X2, with product MNQITELSSKTTQANENHFNYAAQVTRLILQMIGAWPIPKFASNTKKIAIRLQNLFCYFLFFFIIVPGLLLIFLKERDVKRKVRLMGAILNCWMGCIKYTLFIYHAKEIQSCVEQARQDWQNTINWNDRKVMLSKARTGRKFAIFSAAFMYVGGLSQRTILPLSKGRILTPMNTTIRILPCPSYFTFDEQASPAYEIVFTLQFFAGLLTYSVTCGGAGLAAFFIMHVCGQFSVLIGKLQYLNDMMESKDHAVTTLLADIVEHQIRINTFLKQVEKAMQFIWLVEILGCSILLCLTGYYVIMEWESSDATAMLTMFVILTSFIISIFVNCYVGQLLTDESVKVGLITSTMNWYYLPVIKARALILIMTVSNIPAKITAGRMMEMSLPTFGNIIKTSMAYFNLLRTFIT from the exons atgaatCAAATTACAGAACTCTCGTCAAAAACGACTCAGGCAAACGAAAATCATTTCAATTATGCGGCGCAAGTGACACGCCTTATTTTGCAAATGATCGGTGCTTGGCCGATTCCGAAATTCGCATCCAACACGAAGAAAATTGCGATTCGTTTACAGAaccttttttgttattttttatttttctttattatcgtGCCGggtcttttattaatattcctcAAGGAACGTGACGTCAAACGGAAGGTCAGACTAATGGGAGCGATTCTGAACTGTTGGATGGGTTGCATAAAGTATACTCTATTCATTTATCACGCGAAAGAAATCCAATCGTGTGTGGAACAAGCACGACAAGATTGGCAAAATACGATCAACTGGAATGATCGGAAAGTAATGCTATCCAAGGCGAGAACGGGCCGAAAATTTGCCATATTCTCTGCTGCTTTTATGTACGTTGGCGGGCTGTCTCAACGTACCATCCTGCCGCTCTCGAAAGGACGAATTTTGACACCGATGAACACTACGATAAGAATTCTTCCGTGTCCTAGTTACTTCACGTTCGACGAGCAAGCCTCCCCGGCGTACGAAATTGTCTTTACCCTGCAATTCTTCGCAGGGTTGCTCACCTATTCGGTGACGTGCGGTGGGGCCGGGTTAGCGGCATTCTTCATTATGCACGTTTGCGGGCAATTTAGTGTTTTAATAGGCAAGTTGCAGTATCTTAATGACATGATGGAATCTAAGGATCATGCTGTTACTACTTTGCTAGCCGACATTGTGGAACATCAAATAAGAATAAACAC ttttttaaaacaaGTAGAGAAAGCTATGCAATTCATATGGTTAGTGGAAATACTAGGATGTTCTATACTCTTATGTCTTACAggatattatgttattatg GAATGGGAAAGTAGCGATGCTACAGCCATGTTAACTATGTTCGTGATACTGACatctttcattatttctatttttgttaattgttATGTCGGGCAACTTTTGACAGATGAG AGCGTTAAGGTTGGATTAATAACATCTACGATGAATTGGTATTATCTTCCGGTTATAAAGGCCCGTGCTTTAATCCTGATAATGACAGTTTCTAATATTCCGGCAAAAATCACTGCAGGCAGAATGATGGAAATGTCTCTACCCACATTCGGCAAT ATTATCAAAACATCGATGGCATACTTTAATCTACTTCGAACATTTATCACGTGA
- the LOC140665123 gene encoding odorant receptor 4-like: MKLITKLSSKTTQANENHFNYAAQVTRVILQMIGAWPIPRFASNTKKIAIRLQTVFCYFLFLFILVPGILLIFLKERDFKRKVRLMGPLLNCLMGCMKYTLFIYYAKEIQSCVEQARLDWQNTINWNDRKAMLSKARTGRKFVVFCTAFMYVGGLSYRTIVPLSKGRILTPMNTTVRILPCPSYFTFDEQASPAYEIVFTLQFFAGLLTYSMTCGGAGLAAFFIMHVCGQFSVLIGKLQYLNDMKEPKDQAVATLLVDIVEHQIRVNNFLKQVEKAMRVIWLVEIVGSTILLCLTGYYVIMEWEKSDSTAMLTMFVIFTSFIISIFINCYVGQLLTDESMKLGLITSTINWHHLPIIRARALILIMAVSNIPAKITAGRMIEMSLPTFGNIIKTSMAYFNLLRKFIT, from the exons atgaaattaattacgaaACTCTCGTCGAAAACGACTCAGGCAAACGAAAATCATTTCAATTATGCGGCGCAAGTGACTCGCGTTATTTTGCAAATGATCGGTGCTTGGCCGATTCCGAGATTCGCATCCAACACGAAGAAAATTGCGATCCGTTTGCAGACcgttttttgctattttttatttttatttattcttgtgccgggtattttattaatattcttgaaGGAACGTGACTTTAAACGGAAGGTCAGACTGATGGGACCGCTTCTGAACTGTTTGATGGGTTGCATGAAGTAtactctatttatttattacgcgAAAGAAATCCAATCGTGTGTAGAACAAGCACGATTGGATTGGCAGAACACGATCAACTGGAACGATCGGAAAGCAATGCTGTCCAAGGCGAGAACAGGTCGAAAGTTCGTCGTCTTCTGTACCGCTTTCATGTACGTTGGTGGGCTGTCTTACCGTACCATCGTGCCGCTCTCGAAAGGACGAATATTGACGCCAATGAACACTACGGTAAGAATTCTTCCGTGTCCTAGTTACTTCACGTTCGACGAACAAGCCTCTCCGGCGTACGAAATTGTCTTTACCCTGCAATTCTTCGCGGGGTTGCTCACCTATTCGATGACGTGCGGTGGGGCCGGGTTAGCGGCATTCTTCATTATGCACGTTTGCGGACAGTTTAGTGTTTTAATAGGCAAACTGCAGTATCTTAATGATATGAAGGAGCCTAAGGATCAAGCTGTTGCGACTTTGCTGGTTGACATTGTGGAACATCAAATAAGAGTAAACAA ttttttaaaacaaGTAGAGAAAGCTATGCGAGTCATATGGTTAGTGGAAATAGTAGGATCTACTATACTCTTATGTCTCACGggttattatgttattatg GAATGGGAAAAAAGTGATTCTACAGCTATGTTAACTATGTTTGTGATATTTACatctttcataatttctatttttattaattgttatgtCGGTCAACTTTTGACAGATGAG AGTATGAAGCTTGGATTAATAACATCTACGATAAATTGGCATCATCTTCCGATTATAAGGGCCCGTGCTTTAATCTTGATAATGGCAGTTTCTAATATTCCGGCAAAAATCACCGCAGGCAGAATGATAGAAATGTCTCTACCCACATTCGGCAAT ATTATCAAAACATCGATGGCATACTTTAATCTACTTCGAAAGTTTATCACGTGA
- the LOC140665000 gene encoding odorant receptor 4-like isoform X1, with translation MIYEKEQLSSMLPIPLSTSVSEDASAWLLESFLLTIQSVYEQRRDQMDRQVTHVNSFYRNDIKRAVEVTRGVLNLIGVWPSCNTSSTLKIVKTKLLRFLCQLLLCIVFVSGWLKILLTELNMYRRIKVIGTICNVLMTILKHIALIYQGERLKDCIRYIEEDWRKVSPTEDRKIMVDYARIGRSLAILCVVFMYTSGFSYRTILPLSRGVIVTLQNVTIRPLPFDGYLFIDPQKTPAYEIIFTIQLFSGLIQYSVTSGACSLAALLVLHACGQLKILIVKMENLTQTKQLPNKNTNRKLIVIVRQHIRIKSFLREVEETLQYTCLVEVIGSTFILCICFYVLMERGENSMTSIVVHTIVLLTFMFNIFILCFIGQLLTDQSTKMYVTSCTLDWYRIPHKTAHSLILLIAMSSVPTKITAGKFMDLSFYSFGAIVKTSVAYLNLLRTRNQKID, from the exons ATGATTTATGAAAAAGAACAATTATCGTCTATGCTACCGATCCCTCTCTCTACTTCCGTTTCCGAAGACGCAAGCGCATGGCTGCTTGAGTCTTTCCTACTGACAATACAATCAGTTTATGAGCAACGTCGCGATCAAATGGATCGTCAAGTCACGCATGTAAATTCCTTTTATCGTAACGACATCAAACGCGCTGTGGAAGTGACGCGCGgtgtcttaaatttaattggtGTGTGGCCTTCGTGTAACACTTCATCCACACTTAAGATCGTCAAAACGAAGCTGCTGAGATTTTTGTGCCAACTCCTGCTATGTATCGTTTTCGTGTCGGGTTGGCTGAAGATATTACTTACAGAATTGAATATGTATCGTCGCATTAAAGTGATAGGAACAATATGTAACGTATTGATGACTATACTTAAACATATTGCGCTAATCTATCAAGGCGAACGACTTAAGGACTGTATTAGATACATTGAAGAAGATTGGAGAAAAGTGAGTCCAACGGAAGATCGCAAAATTATGGTAGACTATGCGAGAATCGGTCGCAGTCTGGCAATCCTTTGCGTGGTATTTATGTACACTAGCGGATTCTCGTATCGTACAATCTTGCCATTATCACGCGGAGTCATCGTCACGTTGCAGAATGTGACAATCAGACCGTTGCCATTCGACGGCTACTTGTTCATTGATCCACAGAAAACGCCAGCTTACGAAATCATATTTACCATCCAGCTTTTTTCCGGATTAATACAGTATTCGGTAACCAGCGGTGCTTGCAGTCTGGCAGCACTTCTGGTGTTGCATGCTTGTGgccaattaaaaattcttattgtcAAGATGGAGAATCTCACGCAGACCAAACAACTTCccaataaaaatactaatcgGAAACTGATAGTTATCGTAAGGCAACATATAAGGATTAAGAG ttttttaagaGAGGTAGAAGAAACTTTACAATATACATGCCTAGTAGAAGTAATTGGGTCAACATTCATCTtgtgtatatgtttttatgttCTAATG GAACGTGGAGAAAATAGTATGACGTCAATTGTAGTCCACACTATAgttcttttaacatttatgtttaatattttcatactgTGCTTCATCGGTCAGCTTCTTACAGATCAG AGTACGAAAATGTATGTTACTTCTTGTACTCTTGATTGGTATCGCATTCCTCATAAAACTGCTCACagtcttattttgttaatcgCAATGTCTAGTGTACCTACTAAAATCACCGCGGGAAAATTTATGGATCTATCTTTCTATAGCTTTGGTGCC ATCGTGAAGACATCAGTTGCATATTTAAACTTGCTACGTACGAGAAatcaaaaaattgattag
- the LOC140665000 gene encoding uncharacterized protein isoform X2, with product MIYEKEQLSSMLPIPLSTSVSEDASAWLLESFLLTIQSVYEQRRDQMDRQVTHVNSFYRNDIKRAVEVTRGVLNLIGVWPSCNTSSTLKIVKTKLLRFLCQLLLCIVFVSGWLKILLTELNMYRRIKVIGTICNVLMTILKHIALIYQGERLKDCIRYIEEDWRKVSPTEDRKIMVDYARIGRSLAILCVVFMYTSGFSYRTILPLSRGVIVTLQNVTIRPLPFDGYLFIDPQKTPAYEIIFTIQLFSGLIQYSVTSGACSLAALLVLHACGQLKILIVKMENLTQTKQLPNKNTNRKLIVIVRQHIRIKSFLREVEETLQYTCLVEVIGSTFILCICFYVLMERGENSMTSIVVHTIVLLTFMFNIFILCFIGQLLTDQSR from the exons ATGATTTATGAAAAAGAACAATTATCGTCTATGCTACCGATCCCTCTCTCTACTTCCGTTTCCGAAGACGCAAGCGCATGGCTGCTTGAGTCTTTCCTACTGACAATACAATCAGTTTATGAGCAACGTCGCGATCAAATGGATCGTCAAGTCACGCATGTAAATTCCTTTTATCGTAACGACATCAAACGCGCTGTGGAAGTGACGCGCGgtgtcttaaatttaattggtGTGTGGCCTTCGTGTAACACTTCATCCACACTTAAGATCGTCAAAACGAAGCTGCTGAGATTTTTGTGCCAACTCCTGCTATGTATCGTTTTCGTGTCGGGTTGGCTGAAGATATTACTTACAGAATTGAATATGTATCGTCGCATTAAAGTGATAGGAACAATATGTAACGTATTGATGACTATACTTAAACATATTGCGCTAATCTATCAAGGCGAACGACTTAAGGACTGTATTAGATACATTGAAGAAGATTGGAGAAAAGTGAGTCCAACGGAAGATCGCAAAATTATGGTAGACTATGCGAGAATCGGTCGCAGTCTGGCAATCCTTTGCGTGGTATTTATGTACACTAGCGGATTCTCGTATCGTACAATCTTGCCATTATCACGCGGAGTCATCGTCACGTTGCAGAATGTGACAATCAGACCGTTGCCATTCGACGGCTACTTGTTCATTGATCCACAGAAAACGCCAGCTTACGAAATCATATTTACCATCCAGCTTTTTTCCGGATTAATACAGTATTCGGTAACCAGCGGTGCTTGCAGTCTGGCAGCACTTCTGGTGTTGCATGCTTGTGgccaattaaaaattcttattgtcAAGATGGAGAATCTCACGCAGACCAAACAACTTCccaataaaaatactaatcgGAAACTGATAGTTATCGTAAGGCAACATATAAGGATTAAGAG ttttttaagaGAGGTAGAAGAAACTTTACAATATACATGCCTAGTAGAAGTAATTGGGTCAACATTCATCTtgtgtatatgtttttatgttCTAATG GAACGTGGAGAAAATAGTATGACGTCAATTGTAGTCCACACTATAgttcttttaacatttatgtttaatattttcatactgTGCTTCATCGGTCAGCTTCTTACAGATCAG AGTCGCTAA